One window from the genome of Rariglobus hedericola encodes:
- a CDS encoding phosphatase PAP2 family protein, with amino-acid sequence MLGGLRGDHAWLVLAALAVYYAGPRLRAAGRFLLPLLIMVTVYDSQQYWALSLRATVNVAGPHALELALFGVRDGDAVTTLSAWLQTHTHALLDLVCGVAYLAFVPVFLLVAAWWRFVKKIPGAEGVMWAMLWLNLAAYVIWMIYPAAPPWYADHYGLGPAVLTAAPEAAGAARFDALLGVTWFADYYAKNTNVFGAIPSLHVGQTFLAALFAWRFRSLRIVMTGFWLLVMFSSVYLNHHYLVDGLAGMALATVAWAVMRRSEERIEFHEPTLVTAADEPFWRCLYQLLLSVERHELNLRQRVVVWDLGLSAKTLARLKRRFPWALFHTLDFSQLPEHVKPEKRTYAWKPVVIHRTMEIYGGKLLWLDSAAIIRGPWTEMTESIDQHGLYLLAGQSALRLRCDPAVVARLAVPEETMDQREFVSGLVGVDTRRPAVRVLLVEWQQLALDARDCPPRHAGNNPEQVLLTILVRQGVMSGELTVNSADIDISSSNPVRWVSSRNKVPMWLPVWADPFARAWYVIYKAGDRAVLRFKAASR; translated from the coding sequence GTGCTCGGCGGATTGCGTGGAGATCATGCGTGGTTGGTGCTCGCAGCGCTGGCGGTTTATTACGCGGGGCCGAGGCTGCGGGCGGCAGGGCGGTTTTTGCTGCCGCTGCTGATCATGGTGACGGTCTATGATTCGCAGCAGTATTGGGCCCTGTCGTTGCGCGCTACGGTCAACGTGGCCGGTCCGCACGCGCTGGAATTGGCTCTGTTCGGGGTGCGCGACGGTGACGCGGTGACGACGCTGTCCGCCTGGTTGCAGACGCACACGCATGCGCTGCTCGACCTCGTGTGCGGGGTGGCCTACCTGGCGTTTGTGCCGGTGTTTCTCCTCGTGGCGGCGTGGTGGCGATTCGTTAAAAAAATACCGGGTGCGGAAGGAGTCATGTGGGCGATGCTGTGGCTCAATCTCGCGGCATATGTCATTTGGATGATTTATCCGGCGGCGCCTCCGTGGTATGCGGATCATTACGGACTCGGGCCGGCTGTGCTGACGGCGGCACCCGAGGCGGCGGGCGCGGCGCGTTTCGATGCGTTGCTTGGGGTGACCTGGTTTGCGGATTACTACGCGAAAAACACCAATGTGTTCGGGGCGATTCCCTCGTTGCACGTGGGGCAGACTTTTCTCGCGGCGCTGTTTGCGTGGCGCTTCCGGTCGCTGCGCATCGTGATGACGGGCTTCTGGCTGCTGGTGATGTTTTCGTCGGTGTATTTGAATCACCACTATCTGGTCGACGGACTGGCGGGGATGGCACTGGCGACGGTCGCGTGGGCGGTAATGAGACGAAGCGAGGAGCGGATTGAGTTTCATGAGCCGACTTTGGTGACGGCGGCAGACGAGCCTTTTTGGCGTTGTCTGTATCAGTTATTGCTCAGTGTAGAACGACACGAATTAAACCTGCGGCAACGGGTGGTGGTTTGGGATTTGGGGTTGAGCGCGAAAACACTCGCACGGTTAAAGCGACGTTTTCCATGGGCGTTATTCCATACGCTCGATTTTTCTCAGCTGCCGGAGCATGTGAAACCGGAGAAGCGCACCTATGCGTGGAAGCCGGTGGTCATTCATCGGACGATGGAAATTTACGGAGGTAAATTGCTGTGGCTGGACAGCGCGGCGATTATTCGCGGGCCATGGACGGAGATGACTGAGTCCATCGATCAGCATGGCCTGTATTTGTTGGCAGGCCAATCGGCTCTGCGGCTGCGCTGTGATCCGGCGGTGGTGGCCAGGTTGGCGGTGCCGGAGGAGACGATGGACCAGCGTGAATTCGTGAGTGGCTTGGTAGGCGTGGATACACGCCGGCCGGCAGTGCGCGTGTTGCTGGTTGAATGGCAACAGCTGGCGCTTGATGCGCGGGATTGTCCGCCGCGTCATGCGGGGAACAATCCCGAGCAGGTGTTGCTCACGATTTTGGTGCGGCAAGGCGTGATGTCGGGCGAACTCACGGTTAACTCCGCTGACATCGACATCAGCTCGTCGAATCCGGTGCGTTGGGTGAGTTCGCGCAACAAGGTGCCGATGTGGCTGCCGGTCTGGGCCGACCCCTTTGCGCGCGCGTGGTATGTGATCTACAAAGCCGGTGACCGTGCCGTGCTGCGTTTCAAAGCGGCGAGTCGCTGA
- a CDS encoding N-acetyltransferase, whose product MKLPWRFYRGNTAWVPPMLFDVRTQTDPKRGEFFKHSQAEFFLARRGDDVVGRIAAMHNQRHLDAHADGAGFFGFFECEDNAETARALLETAEAWLRGRGLTVARGPANFSIQDEAGVLLDGFEHAPMAGMGYTPPYYRALIEAAGYTKAKDLLVCRIDWAHWNTEQYDRIIAVTSRMAPGVNVRELNMADLPGEAGRLAEVFAEAWRENWGAQPISQAEFLKYAEQYRLFIDPRTVLFAEKDGETLAIMVAIPDMNEIIQRIDGRMFPLGWWHLLTKRKKLKGIRLFLLGVKKKARILGLPALFMRNMHALLKQSDYQSLEFSWILEDNKETLALVNRLGGHRVQTLRLYDKAL is encoded by the coding sequence TTGAAACTGCCCTGGAGGTTTTATCGCGGGAACACGGCGTGGGTTCCCCCGATGTTGTTCGATGTGCGCACGCAGACCGACCCGAAGCGCGGGGAATTTTTCAAACATTCGCAGGCGGAATTTTTTCTGGCACGACGGGGTGATGACGTGGTCGGCCGCATCGCGGCGATGCACAATCAGCGGCATCTGGATGCGCATGCGGACGGGGCGGGGTTCTTCGGGTTCTTCGAATGCGAGGATAATGCGGAGACAGCGCGGGCGTTGCTGGAGACAGCCGAAGCGTGGTTGCGAGGTCGCGGACTTACGGTCGCGCGCGGTCCGGCCAATTTCAGCATCCAGGATGAAGCGGGCGTGTTGCTCGATGGTTTCGAGCATGCGCCGATGGCGGGCATGGGTTACACGCCGCCGTATTATCGCGCGCTCATCGAAGCGGCGGGTTACACGAAGGCGAAGGATCTATTGGTGTGCCGGATCGACTGGGCGCATTGGAACACGGAACAGTATGACCGGATCATCGCGGTGACGAGCCGGATGGCGCCGGGAGTGAATGTGCGCGAGTTGAACATGGCGGATCTGCCCGGCGAAGCGGGGCGACTTGCGGAGGTGTTTGCCGAGGCGTGGCGCGAAAACTGGGGCGCGCAGCCGATCTCACAGGCGGAGTTTTTGAAATACGCGGAGCAATACCGGTTGTTCATTGATCCGCGCACGGTGTTGTTTGCAGAGAAAGACGGCGAGACGCTCGCGATCATGGTGGCGATTCCGGACATGAACGAAATCATCCAACGCATCGACGGGCGGATGTTTCCGCTGGGCTGGTGGCACCTGCTGACCAAACGGAAAAAGCTGAAGGGAATCCGATTGTTCCTGCTCGGCGTTAAAAAGAAGGCGCGGATTCTCGGACTGCCGGCGCTGTTCATGCGCAACATGCACGCGCTGTTGAAGCAATCGGATTACCAGAGCCTGGAGTTTTCATGGATCTTGGAGGATAACAAAGAGACCCTGGCTTTGGTGAACCGGTTGGGCGGACATCGCGTGCAGACCTTGCGGCTTTACGACAAGGCGCTGTGA
- a CDS encoding aminotransferase class I/II-fold pyridoxal phosphate-dependent enzyme yields MRDAVAIIGSGAKFPGARDLVAFRRMIAAGSVHTSPVPALRWNHATVHSANPRHANKTPAQAGAFIDDIEWFAPEFFGVTPKRARLMDPQQRLMLEMARQALEDAGYARRVLADGRVGVYVGASSQDHRTWLTGAVTGPVNLSGHSGVAANLTSEEQAAVFAGVPAISAYTITGAQLNMIAANVSQAFDFRGPAFALDTACSSALAALHEAVLHLRTGIVDAALVGGVYTIIDPTMMVCFSRIGALSFTDRCAPFQTEANGFVLGEGAGAVVLKRLADAQRDGDRVVAVIRGVAMNNDGRGQGPLTPSASGQAAVMRDAWRDAGCDPASAGLLEAHATATQAGDGSELAALADVFGGAAAPVPVSSIKANIGHGLSSAGMASLLKAVCAVESGLIFPQPVSGPLRQELSSTTARLRVPVTAEAWKRQGDTPRRAGVSAFGFGGTNVHVVIEEPPVAVTHQPVRGQQRVTVSAPNRELLATYAGELASAVRDSGATVGDTAFTLATRRTETEAVDFDAADTVELIERLEQVACGETPPPATVKERSAGNLISLPPSPLAQRRYWLIDENKVARATAAGGGADVLTAEETVDGDDALAVVVASVCAVTAWQPGDVKPEHWFVADLGFDSLTTLELMTVLGRSLPGMTPPPRTIFTHALTVGELAGWIAAAPRATAETTGPAVVFETTTHAWLGEHRPGGRRLLPMAAMLQAARQLTGAEAVADFRVTAPVEVTGDRVALHAETGADGAFTLCTDAGVRAATGRTVKVSGWEQPLARADTLPGELSLVSFYAEFGFHGPALQALAGAPRVGATSVEGVIAAEGDAVTILDGALQLALYWLADTRRRAALVTGFADYRQLREWPVRGTVRCTAILTSEGADGVRGDFDLADENGGLIAQWRGVDARVLAGVATGGLPEVRELAARKAALAQAGFAMPYFQAHDGTAGAMTSIGGREVVNFSSYNYLGLAGDPVVNAAATAAVLRYGTSASASRVASGERPVHGELERALAEFLGCGGALATVSGHSINVALIGHLFGPEDLVIHDSLAHDSIVTGARLSGARRLAFAHNDLAALEALLSAERSKARRVLIAVEGVYSMDGDLAPLPGVVALKKKYDAMLLVDEAHSLGVLGATGAGAGEHFGVTRGDVDLWMGTLSKTLASCGGYVAGDAALIDYLKFTMPGFVYSVGLSPANAAAALAALQLLQARPGLPATLRERADFFRRACREQGVDIGLSAESAVVPCITGSSTKALRLAEALGAAGVNVQPIFYPAVEEGRARLRFFITAEHTEVQLTRTAVLLGRELAALNETQEKLST; encoded by the coding sequence ATGCGTGACGCTGTGGCTATTATCGGATCCGGGGCAAAATTCCCCGGTGCTCGCGACCTGGTCGCCTTCCGGCGCATGATTGCGGCCGGTTCGGTTCACACGAGTCCGGTTCCCGCGTTGCGGTGGAACCACGCGACCGTGCATAGCGCGAATCCGCGTCATGCGAACAAAACGCCTGCGCAGGCCGGTGCATTCATCGATGACATCGAATGGTTCGCGCCGGAATTTTTTGGAGTGACCCCGAAACGCGCGCGGTTGATGGACCCGCAGCAACGCCTGATGTTGGAGATGGCGCGACAAGCGTTGGAAGACGCGGGTTATGCGCGACGCGTTTTGGCGGATGGGCGGGTCGGAGTTTATGTGGGTGCGTCGTCGCAGGATCACCGCACTTGGTTGACCGGGGCGGTGACGGGGCCGGTGAATTTGTCCGGACATTCCGGGGTGGCGGCCAACCTTACGTCGGAGGAGCAGGCCGCGGTGTTTGCGGGAGTGCCGGCGATATCGGCCTACACGATCACGGGCGCGCAGCTCAACATGATCGCGGCGAACGTGAGCCAGGCGTTTGATTTTCGCGGGCCGGCGTTTGCGTTGGACACGGCGTGCAGCTCGGCGCTGGCGGCGTTGCACGAGGCAGTGCTGCACCTGCGCACGGGCATCGTGGACGCGGCGCTCGTGGGCGGTGTCTATACGATCATCGATCCGACAATGATGGTGTGCTTCAGCCGCATCGGGGCATTGTCGTTCACGGATCGCTGCGCGCCGTTTCAGACGGAGGCAAACGGCTTCGTCCTCGGTGAAGGTGCGGGCGCGGTGGTGTTAAAACGGTTGGCCGACGCGCAACGCGACGGCGACCGTGTAGTTGCAGTGATCCGCGGTGTGGCGATGAATAACGACGGGCGCGGACAGGGCCCGCTCACCCCGAGTGCGAGCGGGCAGGCGGCGGTCATGCGCGATGCCTGGCGGGACGCGGGTTGTGATCCGGCGAGTGCAGGCCTGCTGGAGGCGCATGCGACGGCGACGCAGGCGGGCGATGGCAGCGAACTGGCGGCGCTGGCGGATGTGTTTGGCGGCGCGGCGGCTCCGGTGCCGGTGTCGTCGATCAAGGCCAATATCGGGCACGGGCTTTCGTCGGCGGGCATGGCGTCGCTGCTCAAAGCGGTGTGCGCGGTCGAGTCGGGCCTGATTTTTCCTCAACCAGTGAGCGGACCGCTGCGCCAGGAATTGTCGTCGACGACGGCGCGGTTGCGTGTGCCGGTGACGGCCGAGGCGTGGAAGCGACAAGGCGACACGCCGCGTCGCGCGGGGGTGAGCGCGTTTGGTTTTGGCGGAACGAATGTGCACGTCGTGATTGAAGAACCTCCGGTGGCGGTGACGCACCAGCCGGTGCGCGGACAGCAGCGCGTGACGGTGTCGGCACCCAATCGGGAGTTGCTAGCGACGTATGCGGGCGAGCTGGCGAGCGCCGTGCGTGACAGCGGAGCGACGGTCGGCGACACGGCGTTCACGCTGGCGACTCGTCGCACGGAAACCGAGGCGGTGGATTTTGACGCGGCGGACACGGTGGAATTGATCGAACGTCTGGAGCAGGTGGCGTGCGGTGAAACGCCGCCGCCGGCCACGGTGAAGGAGCGGTCTGCGGGAAATTTGATCTCGTTGCCGCCGTCACCGCTGGCGCAGCGCCGGTATTGGTTGATTGATGAAAACAAAGTCGCGCGCGCGACAGCAGCCGGCGGCGGGGCGGACGTGCTCACGGCAGAAGAGACGGTGGATGGCGACGATGCATTGGCGGTGGTCGTGGCCTCGGTCTGCGCCGTCACGGCATGGCAGCCGGGCGATGTGAAACCGGAGCACTGGTTCGTGGCGGACCTGGGTTTCGATTCGTTGACGACCTTGGAGTTGATGACGGTGCTCGGACGCAGCCTGCCGGGAATGACGCCGCCGCCCCGCACGATTTTTACGCACGCACTCACGGTGGGCGAACTGGCGGGGTGGATTGCGGCGGCACCACGGGCGACAGCGGAAACGACGGGGCCGGCGGTGGTGTTCGAGACGACGACGCATGCGTGGCTGGGCGAGCATCGTCCGGGCGGGCGGCGGTTGCTGCCGATGGCGGCGATGCTCCAGGCGGCACGACAGCTCACGGGCGCGGAGGCGGTGGCGGATTTCCGTGTGACGGCGCCGGTGGAAGTGACGGGTGACCGCGTGGCGTTGCACGCCGAGACGGGAGCGGACGGTGCGTTTACGCTTTGCACCGACGCGGGTGTGCGGGCGGCGACGGGACGGACAGTTAAGGTGTCGGGATGGGAGCAGCCGCTGGCGCGGGCGGATACGCTGCCCGGGGAATTATCGTTGGTTTCGTTTTATGCGGAGTTTGGTTTTCACGGACCGGCGTTGCAGGCGCTGGCGGGTGCGCCGCGGGTCGGTGCGACCTCGGTCGAGGGCGTGATCGCGGCGGAGGGAGATGCGGTGACGATTTTGGACGGGGCGTTGCAACTCGCACTGTATTGGTTGGCGGATACGCGACGCCGGGCGGCACTGGTGACTGGATTCGCGGACTATCGGCAGCTGCGCGAGTGGCCGGTGCGCGGCACGGTGCGGTGCACGGCGATCCTGACGAGCGAAGGTGCGGATGGCGTGCGCGGGGACTTCGATCTCGCGGATGAAAACGGCGGATTGATCGCGCAGTGGCGCGGCGTCGATGCGCGAGTGCTGGCGGGCGTGGCAACGGGCGGATTGCCCGAGGTGCGTGAACTGGCGGCCCGCAAAGCGGCGCTGGCTCAGGCGGGATTTGCGATGCCGTATTTTCAGGCGCATGACGGCACGGCTGGCGCGATGACGAGTATTGGCGGGCGCGAGGTGGTTAATTTTTCGTCTTATAATTATCTCGGGCTTGCCGGTGATCCGGTGGTGAACGCAGCGGCAACCGCGGCCGTGTTACGCTACGGCACATCGGCCTCGGCCAGTCGCGTGGCTTCGGGCGAACGGCCTGTTCACGGTGAACTCGAACGCGCGCTGGCAGAGTTCCTCGGCTGCGGCGGCGCACTCGCCACGGTGAGCGGCCATTCGATCAACGTGGCGCTGATCGGGCATTTGTTCGGGCCGGAGGATCTGGTGATTCATGACAGCCTGGCGCATGACAGCATCGTGACGGGGGCAAGGCTTTCCGGCGCGCGACGCCTGGCTTTCGCGCACAACGATCTGGCCGCGCTCGAAGCGTTGCTCTCGGCGGAACGCTCCAAGGCGCGGCGCGTGCTGATCGCAGTCGAAGGCGTTTATAGCATGGATGGCGACCTGGCTCCGCTTCCCGGCGTGGTCGCGTTGAAGAAAAAATACGATGCCATGCTGCTGGTGGACGAAGCGCATTCCCTCGGCGTGCTGGGCGCGACCGGTGCGGGTGCGGGCGAGCATTTTGGCGTGACGCGCGGTGACGTGGACCTGTGGATGGGCACGTTGTCGAAGACGCTGGCGAGTTGCGGCGGTTATGTGGCGGGCGATGCCGCGTTGATCGACTATCTCAAATTTACGATGCCGGGTTTTGTTTACAGCGTGGGCCTGTCACCGGCCAATGCGGCGGCGGCGCTGGCGGCGCTGCAATTGTTGCAGGCGCGCCCGGGGTTGCCCGCCACGTTGCGCGAGCGTGCAGATTTTTTCCGTCGGGCGTGTCGTGAGCAAGGGGTCGATATCGGGCTCAGCGCGGAATCGGCGGTGGTGCCGTGCATCACGGGTTCGTCGACCAAGGCGCTGCGACTGGCGGAGGCGCTCGGTGCGGCGGGCGTGAATGTGCAGCCGATTTTTTATCCGGCGGTGGAGGAGGGACGGGCGCGACTGCGGTTCTTCATCACGGCGGAACACACCGAGGTGCAGTTGACGCGGACGGCGGTGTTGTTGGGGCGTGAGCTTGCGGCGCTCAACGAAACCCAGGAGAAGTTGAGCACATGA
- a CDS encoding SDR family oxidoreductase, which yields MELRNQHVFITGGSSGIGLSLARQAAAAGARLSLVGRDPAKLATAAAAVRANTPTTPEVVVFPADVSSESAVLAALQAAEAVHGPVDILITSAGVARPGYFEEIPVSVFERTMAVNYFGTLYAIKAVVPGMRARGRGAVVLVSSGAGLVGLFGYTPYAPSKFALRGLAEALRGELKPAGIAVTIVYPPDTDTPQLVEENLTKPPETKALTAGGGLWTADAVARVTLDAVRCGRFSVTPGFQLTVLSWLHSLIAPVLHWSFDRVATRARREADSQR from the coding sequence ATGGAACTGCGCAACCAGCACGTGTTCATCACCGGAGGCTCCAGCGGCATCGGCCTTTCCCTGGCCCGCCAAGCCGCCGCCGCGGGAGCACGCCTGAGCCTCGTGGGTCGCGATCCGGCCAAGCTCGCCACGGCCGCCGCCGCCGTGCGGGCAAACACACCGACCACGCCGGAAGTCGTTGTTTTTCCTGCCGATGTCTCCAGCGAATCCGCCGTGCTCGCCGCCTTGCAGGCTGCCGAAGCCGTCCACGGTCCCGTTGATATTTTAATCACCTCGGCCGGTGTCGCCCGCCCGGGTTATTTCGAGGAAATCCCCGTCTCCGTCTTCGAGCGCACCATGGCGGTAAACTATTTCGGCACGCTCTACGCCATCAAGGCCGTGGTGCCGGGCATGCGCGCCCGCGGACGCGGTGCCGTCGTGTTGGTTTCATCCGGCGCCGGCCTCGTCGGTCTTTTTGGCTATACGCCTTACGCCCCCAGCAAATTCGCGCTGCGCGGCTTGGCCGAGGCATTGCGCGGCGAACTCAAACCGGCCGGCATCGCGGTGACCATCGTGTATCCGCCGGATACCGACACGCCCCAACTCGTCGAAGAAAACCTCACCAAGCCGCCCGAGACCAAGGCCCTCACCGCCGGCGGCGGGCTTTGGACCGCCGATGCCGTCGCCCGCGTGACGCTGGACGCCGTGCGCTGCGGACGTTTTTCCGTCACCCCCGGCTTCCAACTCACCGTCTTGTCCTGGTTGCACAGCCTGATCGCGCCCGTGCTTCACTGGAGTTTTGATCGCGTCGCGACCCGCGCCCGCCGCGAGGCCGATTCCCAACGATGA
- a CDS encoding CDP-alcohol phosphatidyltransferase family protein: MTATDHQAGIALIAGALILLVIATLRAPGARHARVLREGGTAFLGERLMHLGYGWIDTLARLCARAGLSATTVSWLSLALGLVAGIAAGLGRPGAAAWALTLSGLGDGLDGAIARLQGTASRGGAVLDSALDRYVEFFLFAGLLFFFRGEPLAQLVVVTALFGGFMVTYSTAKAEALQVKPPRGWMKRAERVVWLTGGCAIAAAAGQFGFGPAPILIGVCAVIAVFANLSAIVRLRALCRSV; encoded by the coding sequence ATGACCGCCACGGATCATCAAGCAGGCATCGCACTGATCGCGGGCGCGCTGATCCTGCTCGTCATCGCCACGCTTCGCGCCCCGGGTGCCCGCCATGCGCGGGTGTTGCGCGAGGGCGGCACCGCCTTCCTCGGCGAACGCCTGATGCACCTCGGCTACGGCTGGATCGACACGCTCGCCCGCCTGTGTGCCCGCGCCGGATTAAGCGCGACCACGGTGTCGTGGCTCTCACTCGCCCTCGGTCTCGTTGCAGGTATCGCCGCAGGCTTGGGCCGCCCCGGTGCGGCCGCCTGGGCGCTCACGCTTAGCGGGCTCGGCGACGGACTCGACGGCGCCATCGCCCGCTTGCAAGGCACCGCCTCGCGGGGCGGCGCGGTGCTCGATTCGGCTCTCGACCGCTACGTGGAGTTCTTTCTGTTCGCAGGGCTCCTGTTCTTTTTTCGTGGCGAACCTCTCGCCCAACTCGTCGTTGTCACCGCGCTTTTTGGCGGCTTCATGGTCACCTACTCGACCGCCAAGGCCGAGGCGCTTCAGGTCAAACCGCCCCGTGGTTGGATGAAGCGTGCCGAACGTGTCGTATGGCTCACCGGCGGCTGTGCGATCGCCGCCGCCGCCGGACAATTCGGCTTCGGTCCCGCCCCCATCCTGATCGGCGTGTGCGCGGTGATCGCCGTTTTCGCGAATCTCTCCGCCATCGTGCGCCTGCGCGCCCTGTGCCGCTCCGTCTGA
- a CDS encoding LicD family protein — protein sequence MSLTHQWDYLRRQLRVLVRHVRYADAAWSESGRRARAEALATLFHTVNSWLRESGAEHWICYGTLLGYWREGCILSHDRDVDFAAPAGAYEHLKAAASRLPDGFTLHDTSHRHGGPKLYINYRGWEADIYFLVEERGTLRTILNSPNPGDTAPFPRDWFYPARTADFLGTPTQVPPEPELYLKHTYGYTGPDAEMDPVTRYYRPRAGAAPAVKPRE from the coding sequence ATGTCGCTCACTCATCAATGGGACTATCTCCGCCGTCAGCTCCGGGTGCTCGTCCGCCACGTGCGCTACGCCGACGCCGCCTGGAGTGAGTCCGGCCGGCGCGCCCGGGCCGAGGCACTCGCCACCCTTTTCCACACCGTCAATTCATGGCTGCGTGAGAGCGGTGCCGAACATTGGATCTGCTACGGCACGCTGCTCGGCTACTGGCGCGAAGGATGCATTCTCTCGCACGATCGCGACGTTGATTTTGCAGCGCCAGCCGGAGCTTATGAACACCTGAAAGCCGCGGCCTCACGGCTGCCGGACGGCTTTACGTTGCACGACACATCGCACCGTCACGGAGGCCCAAAACTCTACATTAACTATCGCGGCTGGGAGGCGGATATTTACTTTCTCGTCGAGGAGCGCGGCACGTTGCGCACCATCCTCAACAGTCCCAACCCGGGCGATACCGCGCCTTTCCCACGCGATTGGTTTTATCCGGCGCGCACGGCTGATTTTCTCGGAACGCCAACGCAAGTCCCGCCCGAGCCGGAATTGTATTTGAAACACACCTACGGCTACACCGGCCCCGACGCGGAGATGGACCCCGTCACACGCTACTACCGGCCGCGGGCCGGAGCCGCGCCGGCGGTCAAGCCCCGCGAATGA